The window gtagacgaagtttctttaccttatcaacaccaccgaatgctctttgaagcatttcccaagcctcctttgaagtatttgctggagcgatgatctcaaacattgtatcatcaagcccttggtagattgtgaacaaagcctttttctccttcttccttctttctttgagttgttttcttccttctgcattcattgctccttcttctgctggacttggttcagcaaatccatcttctacaaactcccatacatcttggaagcctagaagaaccttcatttggatgcaccatatgtcataattttcttttgtcaatctggggatctggAGTTGGATGACACTTGAGGAAGAGGCcataacttggctctgataccagatgttaatgttgataggaagagaggatagagatatcaaatagaggaagagtatgacaagctttcaatcttttatatttctcttaagaaaaacacttttacaatttcagaaactctatctccctcatgacccaacatatggagtttatatagtccccaaagatacattatattaattgtatttaagatgaatcattctctttcaagaaaccctttcaagaaccaataaccaatttgacttatctttctatagacttttaatccattttttcttcatgatgtaatgattctcccacttgatgcaatgaacctttttatgacacttgaacaagtttaattccaacactgACAGCAGTATGAATGTCTAAATTGAAGGACCATATGAAGAAAATAGGTCTTTAAAAAACATCAGCAAGaaaaattcaaagaaaagttTGAAGGTAATGAACTCAAATACTAGGATAATACTTTCTTCTTTCCAAATGTTATAAATAAGCACCTCATTCTTATAGAGTTTCATGCAAGTGAAAGAATTGCTAATGAGCTACAATGGACATTTATGAAAAAATTGCCCAGAAATATTCAGTCCAATCCTGAGCTACAGACTGCAGTCAAAGATTCTGAATTATTCATACAATTAAAAATATCCCTGATATCTAAAACAAATAGCTTATGCCTTGTAGTACCATCATGCAAAATTTGATAACTTCCATTTTTAGTAGTAAAACCATAAAAGTTTTAACCATGGAACTTCATTTAGGATTGGCAAGCCCTACTAAAAACAACTTACTTGAATCCAGAATGAGTCCAGGATCCAGAGCAGCTTTCGGATCAACTGCACCACTGCCATAATCAAATGGTGTAGCCTGCACCAATGTCATGACCCCATTTTCAGAATATTGCTGTGCTAGAATAGGTCTGTCACGCCGATCCAAAGTACTGGCTGTTGTCATCAAGGCTGACTTGATAGCACTTGGGCTCCACTGAGGATTCTTTTGCCTTATGAGGGCTGCAATTCCAGAAATGTGTGGAGCAGCCATACTGGTTCCAGAAACCATAGCAAAGCCTTCTCCTGCAGATGCATTTGTCTTTACTATTCTGGAGCTGAACATATTCAACAATTACAGGGATTCTATCATGTCCATATATATTGCTTCACTTCCTACTAGTATTTCAACAATGTCCAGTCAAGATATTTTCAACAATGTCCAATTAATACAAGTTCCTTTACATAAAAGCTTTAGGTGTCTTGGattaattattcaataagatgaagaaatcgatgaaaatattattcataggGTAAAAATAAGATAGTTAAAATGGTGAAGGACGTCACGAGCCTTGTGTAATCATCGAATaactttgagattaaaaaaaaaatttataagatagttgtgagaccaacaatgctttatggatcCGAGTGTTAAGcaattaagaaacaatatatataaaaaatttgtattgctgagatgagaatgttgagatggatgtgtggaggAGTTATTAGGaaggataggaaaagaaataattcTATTCGTAAACAACTAGGTATCGTTTCGATGgaggataagatgagaaaaaatcatttaagatggtacgAATATATGCTTAGAAGACCTCCGGATGTAATAGTCAAAAGAgataaaatgattaatgttagtggcaTGAGAAGAGGTAGGGAAAGacttaaaaagactttaatagaaactacaaataaaaatttaaatactctaactaaatatatgactttttacatatcCCAATAGCGACAAAAAATCCATGTTACcaaccccaaataattgggacttacagttttatttttattgttgttATACAGTTGATATAATCATGCATAAGTATTTAGGAAATCAGATATCAGCAGTACTGGTCTTCAAAGAAAATGAGATTAGCAACCAAGGGGTAAAACAAGCCAACTATACAATTCGTTTCATGGGGATTTCAATATCAACGATGCATTCTCTATGGTTCATCATGCATATTTATTTTGTCATCAAAATAACAAAGTAAAACCCATAATTTGAATTGTTACCTATGTAATTAGCCTCATCTGTTCCATTTGGTGCCCAAGCAGCCCAAATTAGATTGCCTGGAGCTAATATATCAGGTTTAAGGACATCAGCATCTTGAAAGCTGAAATCCTTAACATCTGGTCCTCGTGAAGAGAATAGTGCCACCTGAGGAGCTGATTTATGCAGTATTGGTGCCAAACCATCAGCAATGCTGGCTGTTGCCTGGAAACTTATTGGTCGACCAGCCCAATCTCTTTTAGTTGAACAATTGTAATAGTCAATAAGTTCCTATATAGTTAGAAAATTTCAGCAAAAATTAAATTTTCACAAGACCATAATGGAAAAATTACATATTAGATTGGACTAAAGGCCACTTCTTAAGAAAAGTCAAATGTTAAATCATACTCTTCAGCATTTGAAGTATCAGTAAATTAAAATTGTTCTAATCAGGTCATCATCTTGATTAagctgaaaacatgtatcatagtTTTGGGATAAAGCTAATATGTATAGGAATCTCCTACAAGCTAAATTTTATTATGTGCAATTTAAACTATTTCAAGCACCAGGATTTGTTTGTCCTCGGTgttcaagaaaagaaaatggaaATGATAAATTGTAATTATGATTTACATCCTTCTGACAAGTGACAAATAATGCATGTGCAAAGAGCAAAATCATCAGATCACAGAATAAGGCCTTGATTCTATCCAAGGGAATCACAACTAGACACTCTTGAAACAGTGAAAACATTAAACATATGCTCTTCAATCACATGCTTGATTGTTGTTTGTACTTTGTAATCTGAATATACCCTGCAGAAATGATTATTACTGAACAAGATTATTTAATGTGTAAGTCCGGGAAAAGTTTATGGCATGGagatcaaccaagaaaaagaatgGTGAAAACCTATTAATGGAAAATGCAACTTTTCTGTATCCTTTTTTTTGCAAATTTTAGATAAACATGTATAGAGATTAAATATGATCAGCCCTATCTACGTGTTCTGCATGTAATGAAGGACCACACACTTTATAAATTATAAAGCAGTGATGTTATAAAGCAGAGATTGTATATGGTTAAACTGACACCACAGATGAAACAAGTCCTATAGTCAGGCATATGGCAAAATCAATAAATGGTACATTGAAAGTATCATTTTCTCATTGTGTCATTAACATGCATCATCAGTTAGAAGACATGGAGATTATGGAGGCTTTGGCTGATGTACACTTTAAGTGATCAAGATTTTGTTAATGTGCAAATTGTGATGGTGGCAATTGATGCTTCTTAAcacttttaaattttatttatcgtgaaagatttgaTCATAGAATCCCATCCATTTTCTGGTTTTGGAGAATGTCTTTCTACAGGACATTGGATCTATTCATTAGCTCCTACTTGTGCACAATTTCATGAAATGTAGGTGCATCCTCATAATAACAATGTACATAACCGTATTCCAGTCTGGTCTGATATGGCATGAACTATAGGTGGTTTGGCTGAAAGGCTAAAGCAGCAACTTCATTAATGCATAAGCAACCAAAAACAACCCCTAGTTTAATTGCATCTTCTGTTGCAAGTCTCTTTAATCAAATTGTGATGCAAGAAATTTGCTTGATGAATAATTATAAGTTATACCCATGACAATATGGCATATATGAGATTTATCATAGAATGCACAACTTAGGATTTGTTAAAATGCAGATATATGCCCATTAAAAGCGTATAAGTGCCAAAGAATGATTAGTTTCTTTCAACATACTAGAGAAGTATGCCCTGTTAAGACCCAAATATATAGAATTTATGGGTATAAGTATGAGTGCTTTACCAGAATGCTCATCAGGTTTACATCTCAATTTATAAAACAAAAAAGCCATCCTCTCTAAACATGATAGTCCCATTACAAAACATGGTTTCCAAGGTCAGTCAATCCCAATTCAATTCATCCATAGCTGGGAAGAACAAGACAAGAATCTTGATACATTTTCTTGATGCATATTTTTTGTTCATACAACTGTAAGCTAAAACCTCCATCAGTCTAAGGGAAGTTGTATCTCAGATTCATAAAATTTGTTTATAACCAGGACCCCTTTTTTTCTGAAATACATTCACATTTTTCTTGGAATTCAAGCTTGAGCTAAGGAATGAAAGTAGTTCCAACAAATTCATAATTTGAAGTACTATACTGTTTTTCACTTTAAGTTGATTTCGGGAATGTCGAGTATAGTTCTTCTAAAACCAGAACACATATAAAATCAGAACTAGAAATTACCCTTGGCCTACTTCCCAGCCAAAAATAGATAATTCATTGATTGAAATTAAATTGGTTTATTAATTGCATGTACATGATAGAAAAATCAGCAACAGATACCTTCGTCTTGCTGACATCTGCAATGAGGATCCCAGGAGTATCAACAGGGACAGGATCAAATTTGGTGCCTGGATAGGTGTTCTCCACTGCTACAATAAAGCCTGCTGCACCAAGACTTTTTGCTGTTTCAGACACCTTTTTGATTGATGCAGTGCCAGAAATAAAATTGAAAGAAAATCCACACAGTAGAATATTTCCCTCCACCTTATTCCTATTCAACAGCTCAGGCCTTTGGCAGTCTAATGGGTTGTAAGTCATCAAAGATGAATCTAGCATCACATCATTTGCAGAGACCAGGTTGAATGACTTATTCCCATGTGTAGCTGCTGTAGTTAGAAAATGGAAGTAACTTTCTGTTAAAAATGCAAATGCAATATCATGATTCAACATCTATAGCCCACAAGTACAAAAAGGAAGCTAATGACTTTAGTTAAAAACACGACAAACCTCCAAAAACCACATGCCATATGTTCAGTGTATAGAacgtaaagcaaaaaaaaaaatctgattccTTGCTAGTTGCTGCTTAGTAATTAATGTACACAATGAATAGTATATCAAGACATAGAGGAGACATATTAAAATGCACCTAAATTTTCCATCAATAACTCACCAACAGATACAGTTGCTGCCTTGCAACCTattaataaaaaatcattaaaattttAACCTGTGTAATCTGAGCCAATTTTTACATCATAGTACAATTTTTAATGCTCAAATTACATACATAGCTCAAATGATCCATAACTGCTTCCTGAACTTGCATAAAGAAATTTTACCAAGACATGTTAGAGCAGCACAAACACAAACATAAAATGAGTTGATGGAATGATTTAACAAGAACTATCAATGTTGATTAACACTTAACAGTATCACTTCCTTTGGTTATACcatatattattttatgaaaaacAACATATAGACCACGGTTTGCAATTTCGTACCATATCAGAATTTCGATGTTAGctcagtacggtacgatactgcataccgaacggtataccgctcggtacacacacacacacacacacacacacacacacacacacatatatatatatatatatatatatatatcattccgTCCGGTAATGGgcagtccgtgtaccggtcagctgacggaccggtacctACTGCCCGTatcggacggtattattcgaaattgtataccttgATATAGATACTCAACAAACTATACACTGTTCATTTATAATAAACCAGAACTGTTCATTTTATAAATTTCTTTTGGTACTCAAATGCACGGTCTTACCATTGACAACTATCATTCTCATGACTCAAAAGACTCAAAAAAATGCCATTAACAAGATATTGATCCATTCATTCCATTAAAAGTTTAGACAGCTTGTGTAAAAGAAATGTGTGTTCTCTTGTCATTAATTATTCCTTGCACATGGGAGAAAATATTGATAGTTTAAACTTACGTGACAATCCGAGCCCCGGTAATTTTTTTCCATTTCCCAGGGTCAAATGATTCTTGTATCTACGATCATCAATAGCAGCAGCAACGGTTGTAATCCATGGACTGAAAGACACCAAGGTTTTAGGGAATGGACCCCCATTTCCAGCAGCCTGTGCCACGAAAACTCCAGCTTTGACAGCAGAAAGAAGTGCAGCATCAAAAGGATTTAAAAATGTGGCTTTGGTAGTTGTTGGCGGACTGTTTGGCCCTACTGAAAGATTAAGAACATCAACACCATCAAGGACAGCCTGTTTCGAAGACACTTCACTAGGTTAATTTTTTACagctaaaaaaaaatttatattgtaaTGTTAAAAATGGAAgtacataaaatttaaaaagaaggTCCAACTTGAGGATAAGACATTGTGATATGAAAAATTGGACATCTTGTGTGGTATATCATCTTTGTTTGTCAAATGCAAGAGACAAGATACGCAAATGCCCATAGTAAAATATTTAGTATGTGGTCCATGACTTTAGCAAAATGAATGTTATTATCCATAAGATCCTCTTAACCTTCCTGACTCTAGATGCTTCATTAATCAGAAGATTGTGCCATCTATGCTATTGACATCTAAATGTTCTTAAGGACATAGTCTGTGTGGTGGCATACAGTAAATGAACAAATAGAAAGTGGACAAATTCTATAGACAGCCGATAATGACAAATTCTGAATTTGATGCCTCATAAACTAGTTctgaatgaaaattattttcataacaatagcaaatacgTTTGTCAGTAAAATAGTATAATGGTGACCATAACCAACGGCATTAACAGTGATGTGACTTCTTAAGTAATATCAGTTTCTTCTTGCATACCTGCTCAATGGCAGAAACAACATCAGAAACATATCCCCCAAAGAGCCTATAGAGCACCTTGTATACAGCAATCCTAAACACAGGAAAGCAGAAAAAGATAATTAAAACCTAAAGCTGAACTTGCCATAGACAATTTATACAAGATGATTTTACCTGGCACGTGGAGCCATGCCACTCGCTTTTCCAAACTCATGTCCATGCATTCTAACAGGAATCCCATTGTTTCCAGCAGCTATGGCAGCTGTATGACTAGTAAAAAACATGAATAAAAAGTTACCATAATACAGAGACAAAAATATATGGAAGCATGGATGTCAAGAACAATCAAAAGACATCAGATTTCATGTCAACTAATGTACGGATGTCAAACGAATATCATGTTTTTACCAAAATTATCCTGCAATGCTTAGGTTTTAATTTCTTCATAATGCAATCATCAGAAAAAGCAGGAAGATCATGTTTAAATTTAGTTATCACTTAGAAAGCAAGCTCTTCAGTGATTCAAGTTAATCAAATGGTTCTCTAGTTAATGCAATTTTCATTGCCTGCAGATGAACCAGCACAAAGAGAAACAGTTTGAATGTTCTGAAGAGGCAAATCCCTTATGATGTTTGCTAGATTAATTCTAGATATTGCATCATATAGAAAAAATTCTTTACATCTTCCAAGAAAATGGTGCTTAAGGCACAAAAGAAGACTCTGTGGTACTCACCTTCCATGACCGTCGCCATCCAGAGGTGATGAGAAATCAATTAAAGGGTTAAATGCACCAGCAGCAATTGCAGCTTTTGCAAAATGCTGGGCTCCAATTATTTTACCATTGCAAAATGCCCTCTTAGTTTCTGAATCAACTTCGCATTTTCCTCTGTAATGAGGAAGAGGTCCATATGGCTCAGTGTTGTGTGTAGAAAAGCTAGGATGCTTTGGATAAATTCCTGAATCCACAAAACCAATCACAATGTCTTCCCCTGCTCTGTTAAAGCCACCACCTGTTGGCCAAACTTCTGTTGGTAGTCCCAGAAACTGTGGAGTATGTGTGGttaatttctttattttcatGTCTTTCTCCACATATTTGACCCCAGGTGCCTTGCTGAGAACTTCAGCCTAGTAAAATAATTAGTCAAAAAAATAGACAGCCAATGCCAATTAAAATGAATCTTAACGCAGCAGTACAGAATGAATGGACATCAGAGCAATCCAGTAATGTACTTTACCTGTTCAGGAGACATGAAAACAGCCAATGCAAAATAAAATGAATCATAATGGCAGCAGTTCAGAATTGAATGGAGACAGAGCAATCTAATGATGCATTTTACCTGTTCAGGAGACATGTGAATTGCAAAGCCATTGATAAGATGATGATAGCTGTATAACTTCTTATAGGTCCCAACTTCAAAGAGTGAATCAAGAAGAGAATCATGCCTTTTCTCAAGGTGAAGGGCATAAGAGGTAACAGACTCActgccaccaaaaagatgcagaaATGTGAAGCTTCAAAAGACTTGGTAGTTTGTATGGAGTAATTTGCATACAAAAAACCACCATAATCAATAACAGCCATAACAAACAAAGCATTTAATAATCATGTTTCTGAACCATCTTTTCTTTTTACCCTCCTTTCTTTCTGTAATGATGATGTATATGTGTATCACTACAACTAAACTACTTCAGATACGATACACCTTTGGagaataaatagaaaagaaaaggccGATGAAGATTTTATAAATGATTCAAAACAAATATGGATGACTGAAATTGCTCTGGATAAAAGATTCCTCACAAACAAAAGGAAATATAACAGGCATGTGCATAACAATAACAAGGTTTGACCAAAATGGTGAGATATCTAATTGGTCGGATAGCTTCAACAACCATATTGTGGAAGTTAAAAAAATGACACCAAATTCAAACAGTTGTATCTAGCTTCATGAACCAAAATGGGTGTAACTTAAACCACCTCCACTataatggaaaaaagaaaatttgACTTTTTGGGCAAGTAATAACCAAAAGTGAGTATTCAGTAATTTTAAGTGAACTTGATGCTGAAATATAAAGCATCAACTCTGACTGTACAGACACAAGGAATCAAGTCCAATCTAAATCATCAAGAAACCAACTCGCACAATCACATCTAATCTTAAGTGACACTGGAAGCACAGTATAAGCAAAGGATTGGAAGTTAGGACCTACCTGGTTATGTCCATCCTTTCCACTAAATCTACAGCTGTTGCTGAAAATCCATCAACACCACCATTGTAACTCACTACAGGCTCTCCTTCTACAGTCACAATATATATATCCCCACTTCCAAAAGCTAGAAGTGGCAGAAACAAGAAAAGCGCACTCACAGGTTGCAT of the Musa acuminata AAA Group cultivar baxijiao chromosome BXJ2-10, Cavendish_Baxijiao_AAA, whole genome shotgun sequence genome contains:
- the LOC103999838 gene encoding subtilisin-like protease SBT2.6 isoform X4, which translates into the protein MDITSESVTSYALHLEKRHDSLLDSLFEVGTYKKLYSYHHLINGFAIHMSPEQAEVLSKAPGVKYVEKDMKIKKLTTHTPQFLGLPTEVWPTGGGFNRAGEDIVIGFVDSGIYPKHPSFSTHNTEPYGPLPHYRGKCEVDSETKRAFCNGKIIGAQHFAKAAIAAGAFNPLIDFSSPLDGDGHGSHTAAIAAGNNGIPVRMHGHEFGKASGMAPRARIAVYKVLYRLFGGYVSDVVSAIEQAVLDGVDVLNLSVGPNSPPTTTKATFLNPFDAALLSAVKAGVFVAQAAGNGGPFPKTLVSFSPWITTVAAAIDDRRYKNHLTLGNGKKLPGLGLSQSYFHFLTTAATHGNKSFNLVSANDVMLDSSLMTYNPLDCQRPELLNRNKVEGNILLCGFSFNFISGTASIKKVSETAKSLGAAGFIVAVENTYPGTKFDPVPVDTPGILIADVSKTKELIDYYNCSTKRDWAGRPISFQATASIADGLAPILHKSAPQVALFSSRGPDVKDFSFQDADVLKPDILAPGNLIWAAWAPNGTDEANYIGEGFAMVSGTSMAAPHISGIAALIRQKNPQWSPSAIKSALMTTASTLDRRDRPILAQQYSENGVMTLVQATPFDYGSGAVDPKAALDPGLILDSTYGDYVKFLCSVPDLDPGGILNITSSACNKTKGHPSDLNTPSITISHLAGTQTVKRTVTNVADSETYIITTRMSPEIALEASPPAMTVLSGASREITVTLTVRSVTGGYSFGEILLKGDRGHKVRIPVVAMGFSS
- the LOC103999838 gene encoding subtilisin-like protease SBT2.5 isoform X2 — its product is MKMAMQPVSALFLFLPLLAFGSGDIYIVTVEGEPVVSYNGGVDGFSATAVDLVERMDITSESVTSYALHLEKRHDSLLDSLFEVGTYKKLYSYHHLINGFAIHMSPEQAEVLSKAPGVKYVEKDMKIKKLTTHTPQFLGLPTEVWPTGGGFNRAGEDIVIGFVDSGIYPKHPSFSTHNTEPYGPLPHYRGKCEVDSETKRAFCNGKIIGAQHFAKAAIAAGAFNPLIDFSSPLDGDGHGSHTAAIAAGNNGIPVRMHGHEFGKASGMAPRARIAVYKVLYRLFGGYVSDVVSAIEQAVLDGVDVLNLSVGPNSPPTTTKATFLNPFDAALLSAVKAGVFVAQAAGNGGPFPKTLVSFSPWITTVAAAIDDRRYKNHLTLGNGKKLPGLGLSPATHGNKSFNLVSANDVMLDSSLMTYNPLDCQRPELLNRNKVEGNILLCGFSFNFISGTASIKKVSETAKSLGAAGFIVAVENTYPGTKFDPVPVDTPGILIADVSKTKELIDYYNCSTKRDWAGRPISFQATASIADGLAPILHKSAPQVALFSSRGPDVKDFSFQDADVLKPDILAPGNLIWAAWAPNGTDEANYIGEGFAMVSGTSMAAPHISGIAALIRQKNPQWSPSAIKSALMTTASTLDRRDRPILAQQYSENGVMTLVQATPFDYGSGAVDPKAALDPGLILDSTYGDYVKFLCSVPDLDPGGILNITSSACNKTKGHPSDLNTPSITISHLAGTQTVKRTVTNVADSETYIITTRMSPEIALEASPPAMTVLSGASREITVTLTVRSVTGGYSFGEILLKGDRGHKVRIPVVAMGFSS
- the LOC103999838 gene encoding subtilisin-like protease SBT2.5 isoform X1, with the translated sequence MKMAMQPVSALFLFLPLLAFGSGDIYIVTVEGEPVVSYNGGVDGFSATAVDLVERMDITSESVTSYALHLEKRHDSLLDSLFEVGTYKKLYSYHHLINGFAIHMSPEQAEVLSKAPGVKYVEKDMKIKKLTTHTPQFLGLPTEVWPTGGGFNRAGEDIVIGFVDSGIYPKHPSFSTHNTEPYGPLPHYRGKCEVDSETKRAFCNGKIIGAQHFAKAAIAAGAFNPLIDFSSPLDGDGHGSHTAAIAAGNNGIPVRMHGHEFGKASGMAPRARIAVYKVLYRLFGGYVSDVVSAIEQAVLDGVDVLNLSVGPNSPPTTTKATFLNPFDAALLSAVKAGVFVAQAAGNGGPFPKTLVSFSPWITTVAAAIDDRRYKNHLTLGNGKKLPGLGLSQSYFHFLTTAATHGNKSFNLVSANDVMLDSSLMTYNPLDCQRPELLNRNKVEGNILLCGFSFNFISGTASIKKVSETAKSLGAAGFIVAVENTYPGTKFDPVPVDTPGILIADVSKTKELIDYYNCSTKRDWAGRPISFQATASIADGLAPILHKSAPQVALFSSRGPDVKDFSFQDADVLKPDILAPGNLIWAAWAPNGTDEANYIGEGFAMVSGTSMAAPHISGIAALIRQKNPQWSPSAIKSALMTTASTLDRRDRPILAQQYSENGVMTLVQATPFDYGSGAVDPKAALDPGLILDSTYGDYVKFLCSVPDLDPGGILNITSSACNKTKGHPSDLNTPSITISHLAGTQTVKRTVTNVADSETYIITTRMSPEIALEASPPAMTVLSGASREITVTLTVRSVTGGYSFGEILLKGDRGHKVRIPVVAMGFSS
- the LOC103999838 gene encoding subtilisin-like protease SBT2.5 isoform X3, with translation MKMAMQPVSALFLFLPLLAFGSGDIYIVTVEGEPVVSYNGGVDGFSATAVDLVERMDITSESVTSYALHLEKRHDSLLDSLFEVGTYKKLYSYHHLINGFAIHMSPEQAEVLSKAPGVKYVEKDMKIKKLTTHTPQFLGLPTEVWPTGGGFNRAGEDIVIGFVDSGIYPKHPSFSTHNTEPYGPLPHYRGKCEVDSETKRAFCNGKIIGAQHFAKAAIAAGAFNPLIDFSSPLDGDGHGSHTAAIAAGNNGIPVRMHGHEFGKASGMAPRARIAVYKVLYRLFGGYVSDVVSAIEQAVLDGVDVLNLSVGPNSPPTTTKATFLNPFDAALLSAVKAGVFVAQAAGNGGPFPKTLVSFSPWITTVAAAIDDRRYKNHLTLGNGKKLPGLGLSPTHGNKSFNLVSANDVMLDSSLMTYNPLDCQRPELLNRNKVEGNILLCGFSFNFISGTASIKKVSETAKSLGAAGFIVAVENTYPGTKFDPVPVDTPGILIADVSKTKELIDYYNCSTKRDWAGRPISFQATASIADGLAPILHKSAPQVALFSSRGPDVKDFSFQDADVLKPDILAPGNLIWAAWAPNGTDEANYIGEGFAMVSGTSMAAPHISGIAALIRQKNPQWSPSAIKSALMTTASTLDRRDRPILAQQYSENGVMTLVQATPFDYGSGAVDPKAALDPGLILDSTYGDYVKFLCSVPDLDPGGILNITSSACNKTKGHPSDLNTPSITISHLAGTQTVKRTVTNVADSETYIITTRMSPEIALEASPPAMTVLSGASREITVTLTVRSVTGGYSFGEILLKGDRGHKVRIPVVAMGFSS